The genomic window ATGACCGCGCCCATGTTCGACTTCTCGCGGGCCGGCGTGACCTCGAGGACGTGCAGCAGCTCCTTGAGGTGCATCGGCTGGCCGGCCGGCCGAAGGTACCGGCGGACCGCGTCGTCGAAGAGCGCGAGGCCCACGGAGTCCTGATGCTGGATGACCAGGTAGGACAGCGCCGCGACCACGAGCTGCGCATACTGGAACTTGGATACGTTCCGGCCGGAGCGGTACGCCATGGACTCGCTCGTGTCCAGGAGCATGTACAGGATGAGGTTGGTCTCCTCCTCGTACTGCTTCAGGTAGAGCTTGTCCGTCTTCGACCAGACCTTCCAGTCCACGTGGCGGATGTCGTCGCCGGGCACGTATTCGCGGTAATCCGCGAACTCCACGGAGAAGCCCTGGTAGGGGCTCTTGTGGAGGCCCGCGACGTAGCCCTCGACGAGCAGCCTCGCCTGGAGGTCCAGGCCCTCGAGGTTAGCCAGCGTTTGCGGATCTAAATAGTTTGGGGATTCGTCCACTTTGCTCGGCCTCGTGGTCGTCGACGGGGATGGCGCCGATGAGGCGCTGGACGATGTCGTCGGGCTTCAGCCCCTCGGCCTCGGCGTTGAAATTGGTGATGATGCGGTGCCTGAGCACCGGCCCGGCCACGGAACGGATGTCGTCGATCGAGACGTGGTAGTGGCCGTGGAGCACGGCTCGCGCCTTGGCGGCCAGCACCAGGAACTGGCTGGCCCTCGGCCCGGCGCCCCAGCTCACGTAGTCGCGGACGAAGTTGGGGACGCCCTCCTTCTCCCGGCGGGTCGCCCGGGCGAGCCGGACGGCGTAGCGTGCCACGTGGTCCGCGATGGGGACCTTGCGGACGACGTCCTGGAGCTCGAGGATGTCGTTGCCGGAGAGGACCTTGGAGACGCCGTGGCGGTGGACGGACGTCGTCAGCCGGACGACGTCGAGCTCCTCGTCTTCCGACGGGTAGTCCACCAGGATATTCAGCATGAAGCGGTCGAGCTGGGCCTCGGGGAGCGGATACGTCCCCTCCTGCTCGATCGGATTCTGCGTGGCCAGCACGAAGAACGGGTCGGGCAGGCGGTGGCGCTCGCCGCCGACGGTCACCTGCCGCTCCTGCATCGCCTCCAGCAGCGCCGCCTGGG from Aquisphaera giovannonii includes these protein-coding regions:
- a CDS encoding DUF58 domain-containing protein; translated protein: MDESPNYLDPQTLANLEGLDLQARLLVEGYVAGLHKSPYQGFSVEFADYREYVPGDDIRHVDWKVWSKTDKLYLKQYEEETNLILYMLLDTSESMAYRSGRNVSKFQYAQLVVAALSYLVIQHQDSVGLALFDDAVRRYLRPAGQPMHLKELLHVLEVTPAREKSNMGAVMHDLAERFKKRGVVAIFSDFFDDPARILDGLRHFRHRRHEVIVFHVLDPAEIEFPFREPTLFRGMEGLPDVMAEPHALRRAYQDELRSFLDRLKTGCRMANIDYVPLRTDQSLDGPLSSYLASRSARAL
- a CDS encoding AAA family ATPase, which encodes MSDTENTTAEPLEAGDLEAVGRLKDAFQKLKGEMGKVIVGQHEVLEQLMIAIFARGHCLLIGVPGLAKTLMIHTLADSLNLSYNRIQFTPDLMPSDITGTEVIQEDKASGVRAFKFLRGPVFANIVLADEVNRTPPKTQAALLEAMQERQVTVGGERHRLPDPFFVLATQNPIEQEGTYPLPEAQLDRFMLNILVDYPSEDEELDVVRLTTSVHRHGVSKVLSGNDILELQDVVRKVPIADHVARYAVRLARATRREKEGVPNFVRDYVSWGAGPRASQFLVLAAKARAVLHGHYHVSIDDIRSVAGPVLRHRIITNFNAEAEGLKPDDIVQRLIGAIPVDDHEAEQSGRIPKLFRSANAG